The nucleotide window ACAAACTCCAACTGCAATAATATGAAAGGATTTTAGCaaatctgattccatttataacagaCTACAACAACAAAACTCAGAATCCATAAGCTTTATCATGGTCCACAACACTTATACATAGAAGCGGAAATTGAATGTTTCATTTAGTTTCTTTATGCTCTTGGTATTCAATTATAGAATAAGCCAGCCGAAATTTCCCTTTATTTTATAGAAAAGTTAGAACTTAGAAACATCATATTAGGATCAAGATGCATAGTAGTTTTAATACATGGAAAAGTAATATCCTACATACCATCCAACTCAATATGAACGAGTCCGTGCCAAAGCCCTCGAAATGTTTTTTGATAAATTCAAATTGCTGCACATGGCTGATCTTTGGAGGAGCTGCTGCATATCATTGTCTTTTGGTTAGCACATCATTGGCATTGCATCAAGTGCTTTTCTTTTCACATAAATATCAAACAATGTAACCAACACCAAATAGTTTAAATCTTACAGCTtgcatttttttttgtatatataataTCAATTCATAGTATTTTAAAGCAGAAAATCATTTCAGATATTAGCTATCATATGCAGCATGCTGTCAATCCATCAGTACTTTGTTCATACCATTTTGCATCATTTTTCTGAACTAACTCCTCCCAGAATCTCCAATTTGCATCTAAAATATGAAGAGTCAAAATCAACATACTCAAGGAAGAATTTAGCATATTTGCAGAGaaacaaaataaacaaaataaacaTACTCAAGGAAGAAATTTTAGCATATTTGCAGAGAAACAAAATaaacatgaaaaaaaattataataataaatggATACCTGTGCAGTTCCTATAACAAAAGTGATAAGGTTGAGGACCACGAGTGACAAAGAAAACGAAATAAAGGTACAAATTGATGGATAACCAAACAAGTAGTAATAATGGAACATTTCCAAGGACCAAGGAAATATATCAGACCACTAAGGTTCAGTTGTTCACTCAAACTATAGCTCCAATAAAAATGCCTTTATTCCTTCATTTTCTTGTTTGCAAGAAATGAATGCTGATAGTTGCAGCTCAAAAGTAAAAACTTTCTTGTTCCTCAACAAGCAAATTGAACTGTTGGAAGAAGTCAATATTTAGGAAATAttgcaaaaagaaatataaatgtcAAGAAATCCAATGAGTTCAAAAGGCACACTATCATGAGCTGCAAttgtaaatcatttcataaaagaAAAGCTTGTGAATAATTAATTGGTCATCACAATGAGTCCATGGAGATCATAGTCAAGATCCAAGTAGTATTTCTAGACAATTGCTGAGTCACAAGCATTTAAATATAGAAACCTAGCAATGAAGTGTTTGTGTAGTTCAATTgtttacaaattttcaaaaaataattctttgcattgatccttgttgatttcaGTTCCTCGGGAAGTACAGATTACTGACCTTACTCATAGTTTTTTCTAAAGGAAACATCGGATCCCCGCAATATCAAACTTTGCAAGATAAGGCACAAGGTTTCAATAATAATCCTAAATCAAAAATAGGATATAAGATCCTTACAAGCCCACTTAAACCCACTGACTCAGCTACTCACAAAGATGGATACTTGTTTAGTCTTTTGGACATAATGCTGAAGTCAAGGCATGAGGGTATGACAAAATAAATGCATAACAAAGCTTCCACCCTTCCATAAGGGATGCTCTATCTTTGAAGATATCAAAGGGTAAAAATAGTTTGCATGAATAATTGTTTAAAGCACGTTTATCCCAATTGACACCATTGTTGGAAATCTTCAAACTACATAGAACACATTACCAACACCAAGACAACTTGTGACCCATCCATAAGAAATAGGGAAGACAGGAGGCGTTCATATCAAGCTTCCCTTATTAAAGAAGAAAATGATCAATGTGCAACCACACTCATAGCCATGTGCTGAAAGTTTATATGAACTAGCAGTATATTGGTGAATGCCAAAACTGCTAGAATAAGCGACAAATTTTAGAAATAACAATAAGTGTCTCCTACCAATTTAGCATAATAGTACAGTTTCCAAACCGATTGCATGATTCAGACAATTGCCATCCTTTGCAAATACTTCGAGAGCTTGTCCCTTGTCTACATGTTCAGATGAGAGGACAGGCTTTCTATTAAATAAATTCATAAACACAAATTTCACTACCTCATCAAACAAGCAAGTTTAGCACATGGTTTACCTAGCACTACTGCATATACAGACTGCTCCCCTTAATTTTCAGTAACATAAAAGTGAGAGGCCACCATTATCACTGGCcggatcataaaaatatattttttgtagcATAAATTTTAATATCTCAACAATCATGCAAGTTTAGCATTGTTTACCTAGCACTATTTCATATACTAGACTACTCCCCACAATTATTAGTAACAAAAAGATGAGTGGCCACCTTTCTCACTGGCCATatctacaaaatatttatatatatgaccAAAAACACATTTTAACACCAGACCGCATACCAGAAACTAACAGCCAAATCTTTATACAAGAATATCCCAGAAAAAGCGATTCCTAACTAGTAAGAAGGAAAAAACTGAACACTATCCTGGCAGAGTGAAACTAATGGTAGCATCAAACACACAGAGCTAAGATGGAGAAGATGCTCATGTCCATCAAGATTTACAACTCCATGATTTTTCAACATCATGTGATATATTCTATAGTCTTGCACCATAAGCCCAAGGATGATCATTCAGATAAGCTTGCACCGCTTCCTTGATGGCCAGGTTTGGTACCAATTGGTGTTGTTCCAGTGGTTCTCGTGTGATTGGGTCAAAGTTACCAACCTACAACATGAAAATCTCAGTTTCCATGAAGTGATATATGAAATATTGAATGAGTAAAAGCTCTAATAGTACAAATTTGATACTGAAATACAACCAAACCTTCTGTAGATGCTTAATTATCATTGCCCTTTCATATGTAATGCCACTAGGAGCAATCACAGGATCCTGAAAGATGTTAAGTGTAATCTTACAGCAAAGATAGTCAGGCACCTGAAACATCAAGTTAAAATCAAGTATTTCTTGTCCAGAGAAACAACATAAATAAATAGAGATTGGAGTCTTGAGTGCTCACTTCTGTTGGGGTGTCAACAGATGCAGTTTTACTAAACACCTCATTGAGGACTCTGAGTTGTCCAACAACATCATTTTCTGCCTCTTTAGGGCCATAATCATCTTGAGAATCATGAAGAAAATGGTACTCCGTCAAAGCTTTTTCACAAGAGTCCCTGTTATGTAAAAGAAAATGTTGCAGCAACACGAAAAGCATAATCAAGTAATTAAACTTGAGGCTCTCATCATATATAAGATAATAAGAAGATGTGACTGACTTCAAGTTTTGTAGCATCCACTCACGCTTGCTGGACAAAAGTTCCCATTCATTGTACTTTGCTTCAAAAAGACTCTGCTTAATCTCCATCACCATATCACTTTTAGGGTTGATGAGCCCCTCAATATTCAAGGCCTATGCAATAAATTTATTAGAACTAGTTATTCAAGAATCAAGAGTAGCTTACAAAACATTTCATCAAATCACAACAGACAAATGAAACCCTGACGATTGaaccatataatgatgagtttggcCATGACCAATGATTATGTTATTCTAATCAAGATCTAAAGTTTCAGTCAGACCAGTCCATACTATGGGTATTTATTTACCAGTTCAACCACAAGCAGGAAAGCAGACCAGAAAATATATCCCAGTTTGTATTTATATCGGGCATAGTGCCTGACAATGTGACTGGTACCATACTGTATTGGATGCGGCAGTAATCTTGACTAGACACTGGCTCATAAGTTGAATTGTGGTGATAAAAGTACACTTGAAATGGTTGAGTACAATGTCTTATTTATACATGTGggaaggaaggatttccctcaactgtCCAGCGAGATTTCCTcatacagttgaggaaatcttatatgctatcatgcctccgcaagattgagcttctgtCAAGGATGccaatcttggaccgatgcaacgAAAATAGTTTGCagacgagaggcttcgtgagtgagtctgctagttgatcagtcgtatgtacgtgagaaacacgtagttgatgtctgacaacttgatctcgcacaaagtggaagtcgatggcaatatgtttcatgcatgAATGGAAAATCGGATTGGCACAtaggtaggtagctccaatattgtcataatatattgtaggaggaAAGGTAGAgatgacgttgagttccttgagtagatttgtgacccaattgagctcTGCAGTAACAGTAGTGGCGATGgcatgatattcagcttcagttgtagatcgtgcgactatcttttgcttcttagaactccaactgattagatTAGCTCTAAGGAAAACAATATACCCCgacgtggatgttctatcatcaaagtttcctgcccaatcagcatcaacaaaaGCATAGAGATGAAGCGGGGTGTGTTTGCGAAGAAAGAGGCCCTGATtgagggtccccttaagataacgcaaaattcgtttgaccgcagaccaatgcgtagtagatggtcgatgcatgaattgtaataatttattgactgcaaatgagatatctggacgaatgagagccaagtacttatcggtattgagtagagtccgtagcaggacttccatcatataatttaagtgattcactagtagataggggagttgtaacctcttttgcatcctgcatatttgtctttgataataagtcttgaatatattttctttatgataGGAGGAGACCTGGGGATATGAATGTTGCTTCTACTCCCAGAAAATAACTCAAGGTTcccagatctttgagggagaatcgatcagcaagttgctttagaaatgcctgaatCTCCAAAAGATCATtgcttgtgacaataatatcatccacatacactagaagatatattgtatttccatTTCGTTGTTGTAGGAATAACgatgtatcagacttggagttgatgaagcccgtTGATATcaaaaaacgagccaagttcagtataccaagctcttggagcttgacgaagtccataaatagttttttgtagtttgcagacatgcctcgaaTACTGTGGATGAACGAAGccaggaggttgctgcataaggacatcttcagttagaatcCCCTGTAAAAAGGTATTGTTAACATCTAGTTGTCGTAGGTGCCATCCTTTTGAGGtgaccaaactcaggataagtcggattgttgtgggtttaataaCGGGACTGAATGTCTCTATGAAAtcaacaccaggtcgttgataaaaccctttggctactagacgtgctttatatctaaCAACGGATTCATCTAGGTTCCGCTTAATTTGAAAgactcatttacacccgatgatgttttatgttgaTGAAAAGGTACTAGGGTCCatatagagttatggaggagagcatcatattcttcacacatggctttacgccagtgataagatttttgagcttgagtaattgtggtgggttcactaGCCTCAAGAGAAGAGTTCGTTatagcatgtaggtcaaggacttgacgtggtttaaaaatgtcacttttggagcgtgttgtcattggatgtctaggggctaTGGAAGTGGTTGGTTGTATAGTTGGTATAGCCGGTGGTGAGTCACTAACATCGGTCGGGCCAGTCTGCGGCACTTTAATATCACGAGGTCTAGGAGAAGATGAAGCCAATGGCGATGTTGCCTAGGGTATTGCTTCATCAATAGGGGAAACCTGTGAAGCAGGGAGTGGAGGAATAATGAAGAGAGTGAGGAGTTATTGAACTGGATGAGTGTGTtgatcttgagggtaaggactggaCGGTGATGTAGGAGGTTCGTGTGACGGGATTGGAGAGATATTCCACTGATGTATGTTTGTCggagtagcttgcatggtaggatgatcatgattttgaaaaggaaaagaagactccacaaaaataacataacgGGATATAGACTTTTTGAGTTTGGGGTTCGTAGTAACGGAAAacgttatgttcaagagagtatcctaTAAAAATATAAGGCtaagatcgtggtgttagcttatgtgaggcaTAAGG belongs to Musa acuminata AAA Group cultivar baxijiao chromosome BXJ1-11, Cavendish_Baxijiao_AAA, whole genome shotgun sequence and includes:
- the LOC103971202 gene encoding E3 ubiquitin-protein ligase CHIP isoform X2 — encoded protein: MAPVPASVVRQAELLDANGKKYFEKRRFLAAVDAHTEAITLCPDVALYWANRAICYTKLNQWTKVEADSRKALELDSRSTKAHFMLGLTLVERQEYAEGIKELEKALNIEGLINPKSDMVMEIKQSLFEAKYNEWELLSSKREWMLQNLKDSCEKALTEYHFLHDSQDDYGPKEAENDVVGQLRVLNEVFSKTASVDTPTEDPVIAPSGITYERAMIIKHLQKVGNFDPITREPLEQHQLVPNLAIKEAVQAYLNDHPWAYGARL
- the LOC103971202 gene encoding E3 ubiquitin-protein ligase CHIP isoform X1, with protein sequence MAPVPASVVRQAELLDANGKKYFEKRRFLAAVDAHTEAITLCPDVALYWANRAICYTKLNQWTKVEADSRKALELDSRSTKAHFMLGLTLVERQEYAEGIKELEKALNIEGLINPKSDMVMEIKQSLFEAKYNEWELLSSKREWMLQNLKDSCEKALTEYHFLHDSQDDYGPKEAENDVVGQLRVLNEVFSKTASVDTPTEVPDYLCCKITLNIFQDPVIAPSGITYERAMIIKHLQKVGNFDPITREPLEQHQLVPNLAIKEAVQAYLNDHPWAYGARL